In Anopheles bellator unplaced genomic scaffold, idAnoBellAS_SP24_06.2 scaffold01196_ctg1, whole genome shotgun sequence, the DNA window CTGCAACACGCCTAGTAGACAACAGATACGAGACAGGGCTGCTCTGGGGATACGACGTGACACAGCTGCCCGACAACAGGGCAATGGCAGCGAGGAGACTGGTGTGCCTACAGAAGCGCCTAGCTCGTGATCCCGACCTTGCCCGAGCGGTACAACAAAAGATGACCGACTGCGAAGAGACGACCAACGGATTGGTACTTACCGATCTTCCCAGTTACCAACGCGAACAAGCCCGGGAAGATTCGCATTCGCATTCGATTCGCAGAACAGACAATGGCAAATTGCAACCTTTCGTAACAGCAAAGTCCATCACCACCTTCACTGGAAACAACAATATAACCGGAAAACCCTTCGATGAAGGTAGAAAATATCTAATAACCGTcccaaacgaaaaacatttcaCCCGGCTTctgaaaattcaaaaattggCAACTGGCGAACCTATCGTCATCGAACCACATGCAACCCTTAACTCGTGCCAATGTGTGATCTTTTGCAGAGATCTCGAGGGCATGTCCGACGAATCAATCCTAACAGAATTAACTAGCCAAAAAGTCACAAAAGTTTACCGTTTTCACAAAAGAGTGAACGGTGCCTCTGTCCCCACTCACTCTTTTTTGCTGACGATTGACGCGGTCAGAGTACCAAGCTCAATCGACATTGGACTGTACAGTGTACAAACACGTACTTACTATCCCAAACCGATGCTGTGCGCCAATTGCTTAAGCTTTGGCCACACCCAGAAATATTGTAAATCAGAgaagaaatgtttcaattgcaGCAAAGCAGCACACGGAGATTGTTCCGCAGCTGCCTGCTGTAACCATTGCAAGGGCAACCATAAACCCAATGCAAGCATTTGCCAGGCCTACATTAAAGAAAGTTTAATAATAAAGACTAAAATCGACAACAAAGTGAGTGCTTTCGAGGCTCGCAAAATTGTCGAAAGCTATACAAACACCACCAACTCTGCCCCAACCTTTGTAAGTAAAGTAAATGTAAGGCTTaacaacgaaaaccaaaacaaagaacaagaTAAAATTAACCAACTCCAAATTACCCTCGATACCATTTTAAAAAACCAGGAATTAATGAGAAAAGAAATCTGCGAACTCAAAGCAGAAAATGCTCAGTTACGCGCACGTAACAGCGAGCTAGAAAATGAACAGAAAACCCCCCTTATTACCCCCTCTTCAACCCCCGTCTCCTCCCCAACCCACTGTCTATCCTCCACTACTCCCACCTCCTCCACCTCcagctccgactccgaagccGAGTCGGAGTGCAGGCCGACGGATGTAGAGATGCATCCCGAGCCTGCTGCGACGGTCAAGAGACCAGTATCGTCTTCTTCGGAAGGCGAGGGACAAAGTCCCAAAAAactcaacaaaacaaaaccttccgCTAAAAGACCCACCCCTAACAAATAAGTTCATCCAAACCCTTAAAACCCCCCCCTACCCCCCTAttacccgggcgccacactattagaaacttggaaaaaatgtatggcagaCCAAGAAACTAATCtatcttttgctagagttccgtggGTTACTTTGAgtgcttttgagcgccttatgtttatcGGTTATTCTCCTGGCGTATCGGTTATTCGGGATTTATAGGGAATTTTCGCAtcaatttgacagttgacGCCAAGTTTTCATTGATCACCAAAAATACGGGTAGcttttgacaaagatggcaatagaaagagaaggaaagcaTCATTTGTTAACATCGGTGAACGTAGTTTGGTGTAAGCGTCGGTTTCAAGCggttgatttaaattttcgcGATTGAAAAACTCAAGTTTGTGAATTGCACTAATTAGTTCAAATTGGTCTCGGCAAAGGTAGGTGTGAAATGCGGAAAATAATGGTAAGGACAATTtgctgaaaaagaaaattcgttaTTCATGTTATCTGCAGAAAAGAATGGCGAACCATAGTGAAGTTGTTAGATCGGAGCGTGTAGTCAACGAACGCCGACGAGTGGTGGTAAGAGCCGTTTTAAAGGATTATGGAGATGGCCGATagagtattattatttttctgttttctgttttagtgGACACAAGAACTGATGTTCAAAATCATCGACGCTGTGAAGGAGGAACCACTGCTGTGGAACCCCTTGCACGTGGACTTTAAACATCGTTCGAAGAAGAATGCAGCTTTTGTTCGAGTTGCTGCCCAGCTGCAGCTACCAATAGAAGCAGTGCGCCAAAAATGGGATGTGCTGAAAGGCTCATACCATAAAAATCGCCGAGCGCTAGAAAACCAGCCGGCAAGTGCGATACGATGGTTTGCCTTCGATAGGCTATCGTTTTTGGCTCCTGCTGGAGTGGTTATCGGAGCC includes these proteins:
- the LOC131214504 gene encoding uncharacterized protein LOC131214504, with product MANHSEVVRSERVVNERRRVVWTQELMFKIIDAVKEEPLLWNPLHVDFKHRSKKNAAFVRVAAQLQLPIEAVRQKWDVLKGSYHKNRRALENQPASAIRWFAFDRLSFLAPAGVVIGASDVTDVPTSSE